In Candidatus Cloacimonadota bacterium, the following are encoded in one genomic region:
- a CDS encoding FecR family protein → MYKKILIVSIALFIFAATLFAEEKQDPVAVIIKTSGQVFLHRGDTNEAMKHGTVLYSGDEIVSGEASLAIVKFVDKGAIIKIFSNSILTINAKKNVKKLDKKLYAEIGNIWSQVKKESGEYEVSTPTTVAAVKGTEFLVSVDEKLTMVSTFSGVVEVRNEFGTANISAGKTATVSKEKAPDVAKTQTSSINSQILEEINTEPTPEEGNGETGDGGGNTEDSEDGGEDGGDEGEQGNMLEIQFENENGEMKTMIIYY, encoded by the coding sequence ATGTATAAAAAAATATTGATTGTATCAATTGCTTTGTTTATTTTCGCTGCCACCCTGTTTGCAGAAGAAAAGCAAGATCCGGTAGCAGTAATTATTAAAACCTCAGGGCAGGTCTTTTTGCATCGTGGAGATACAAATGAGGCAATGAAACATGGAACCGTTTTATATTCCGGAGATGAAATTGTATCTGGAGAAGCATCCCTCGCAATCGTAAAATTCGTTGACAAAGGAGCGATAATTAAAATATTTTCCAATTCCATTCTAACGATCAACGCCAAAAAAAATGTAAAAAAGTTAGATAAAAAACTTTATGCGGAAATAGGAAATATTTGGTCACAGGTTAAAAAAGAAAGCGGGGAATATGAAGTATCTACCCCAACTACCGTTGCTGCCGTAAAAGGAACTGAATTCCTTGTTAGTGTAGATGAAAAATTGACAATGGTTTCTACATTTAGTGGTGTTGTAGAAGTAAGGAATGAATTCGGTACTGCCAATATTTCTGCCGGAAAAACCGCTACGGTTTCCAAAGAAAAAGCTCCGGATGTTGCAAAAACTCAGACATCTTCCATCAACTCACAAATATTAGAAGAGATAAACACAGAACCTACACCGGAAGAAGGTAATGGTGAAACCGGAGATGGAGGTGGTAATACCGAAGACAGTGAAGACGGTGGCGAAGACGGTGGAGATGAAGGGGAGCAAGGAAACATGTTAGAAATTCAATTTGAAAACGAAAATGGTGAGATGAAAACTATGATAATATATTATTAG